Proteins found in one Triticum aestivum cultivar Chinese Spring chromosome 4D, IWGSC CS RefSeq v2.1, whole genome shotgun sequence genomic segment:
- the LOC123097351 gene encoding uncharacterized protein, which yields MAILRDVWMPSSQCYFTGPLWPSFEAENFELKPGLIALVQHHQFGGLPNEDPYEHLLRVMEYSDTVKYHGVPQDAIKCMLFTFSLRDDARAWYRSLPSRSFGWNEISRAFLDKYFPLHKQSAIRDEIFNFVQREGKSLYDALERYIALFRRCPNHGLERWLELQIFYRGLTLDTRAYVDMAAGGAITNKTLDEAFLLIESIAFHQLQWYNKKPTSDSLVCLQQITTPQPPILTQKPEPLSQCDKIELAWIIFDDDDTILVDTHATDHMDTSVGDSVLHCDDSSMDEPELQLVVFDIEESPLVDIDHVLLEPDMEKFTFDDVSRIASSTLEPEMESFMVEYGEVDSDVKEPSSTISLVDTSPVEISTTTPHLVSSIEVVLKLLPNYLRLMLVYHLLRVNRVRDDIPWDPGGFTAW from the exons ATGGCGATTCTTCGTGATGTTTGGATGCCAAGCAGCCAATGCTATTTCACAGGGCCACTTTGGCCGTCTTTTGAGGCGGAAAATTTTGAGCTAAAGCCTGGTCTTATTGCTTTGGTTCAACATCATCAGTTTGGAGGGTTGCCTAATGAAGATCCTTATGAGCACTTGCTCCGAGTCATGGAGTATTCAGATACAGTAAAGTACCATGGAGTTCCTCAAGATGCTATCAAGTGCATGCTGTTCACATTCTCTCTCCGAGATGATGCTCGTGCTTGGTATCGATCCTTGCCATCAAGATCATTCGGTTGGAATGAGATATCACGAGCTTTCTTGGATAAATATTTCCCACTACACAAGCAGTCCGCAATTCGAGATGAAATCTTCAATTTCGTTCAGCGTGAAGGCAAGAGCTTGTATGATGCTTTGGAGAGATACATAGCCTTATTCAGGAGATGTCCTAATCATGGGCTCGAGAGATGGTTAGAGCTGCAGATATTTTATAGAGGATTGACTTTGGACACTCGAGCTTACGTCGATATGGCAGCGGGTGGAGCTATTACAAACAAGACACTTGATGAAGCTTTTCTGCTGATTGAGAGCATAGCTTTCCACCAACTTCAGTGGTACAATAAGAAGCCCACGTCTGATTCATTGGTTTGCTTGCAACAAATCACTACACCTCAGCCACCAATTCTTACACAGAAGCCTGAACCTCTATCTCAGTGTGACAAGATTGAGCTTGCATGGATTATCTTTGACGATGATGACACCATTCTAGTTGACACACACGCTACAGATCATATGGATACTAGTGTTGGAGATTCAGTTTTGCATTGTGATGATTCTTCCATGGATGAGCCAGAGCTGCAGTTAGTTGTTTTTGATATTGAGGAGTCACCTTTAGTTGATATTGATCATGTGCTGCTAGAGCCAGACATGGAGAAGTTCACCTTCGATGATGTTAGCCGCATTGCTTCCTCAACACTTGAGCCTGAGATGGAGAGCTTCATGGTTGAGTATGGTGAGGTGGATTCAGATGTCAAGGAGCCAAGCTCTACTATTTCACTTGTTGACACGAGTCCGGTTGAAATTTCTACTACCACACCTCACTTGGTATCTTCAATTGAGGTAGTCCTGAAGCTTCTTCCTAACTATCTCAG GTTGATGCTTGTGTACCATTTACTGCGAGTTAACCGAGTTCGAGATGACATTCCCTGGGATCCTGGTGGATTCACGGCATGGTGA